Proteins found in one Panthera tigris isolate Pti1 chromosome B3, P.tigris_Pti1_mat1.1, whole genome shotgun sequence genomic segment:
- the CIPC gene encoding CLOCK-interacting pacemaker isoform X2 → MRHLTRGSGRGEATSALDGSSECLSSAEQMESEDMLSALGWGREDRPRQNSKTAGSAFPALSPMVVMKNVLVKQGGSSSQLQSWTVQPSFEVISAQPQLLFLHPPAPAPVSPCHAGEKKSDSRNYLPILNSYTKIAPHPGKRGLSLSPEERRENGVQKKVCTERLGPSLSSSEPTKPGAAPPGPPAPAPPGAKLAADSAPQGVPSLVAGGSPQTLQPVSSSHVAKAPSLTFASPASPVCASDSTLHGLESSSPLSPLSASYGSPLWAAEHLCRSPDLFAEQRRSKHRRFQNTLVVLHKSGLLEITLKTKELIRQNQATQAELDQLKEQTQLFIEAAKSRAPQAWAKLQASLTSGSSRASSDPEAFSDHPDM, encoded by the exons ATGCGCCACCTGACCCGCGGGTCCGGTCGTGGAGAGGCGACCTCGGCCCtag ATGGGAGCTCAGAATGTCTGAGCTCGGCAGAGCAGATGGAATCCGAGGACATGCTGAGCGCCTTAGGCTGGGGCCGGGAAGACAGGCCAAGGCAGAACTCCAAGACTGCAGGCAGTGCCTTCCCTGCACTGTCCCCGATGGTTGTCATGAAGAACGTGCTGGTCAAACAG ggCGGCAGCTCGTCCCAGCTCCAGTCGTGGACCGTCCAGCCCTCCTTCGAAGTGATCTCGGCTCAGCCACAGCTGCTGTTCCTCCATCCGCCCGCGCCCGCTCCCGTCAGCCCATGTCACGCCGGCGAGAAAAAGTCGGACTCCAGGAACTACTTGCCCATTCTAAATTCTTACACCAAAATAGCCCCCCACCCGGGCAAAAGGGGCCTTTCCCTCAGCccggaagaaagaagggaaaacgGGGTGCAGAAGAAAGTCTGCACGGAGAGACTTGGGCCGAGCTTGTCTTCCAGTGAGCCCACCAAGCCTGGTGCCGCGCCACCCGGGCCCCCCGCGCCAGCACCCCCAGGCGCCAAGCTCGCCGCGGACTCCGCCCCGCAGGGTGTGCCCTCCCTGGTGGCGGGCGGGAGCCCACAGACTCTTCAGCCCGTGTCCAGCAGCCACGTGGCCAAAGCCCCCAGCCTGACCTTTGCCTCCCCCGCCAGCCCCGTCTGCGCGTCAGACAGCACTCTGCATGGCCTGGAGAGCAGCTCCCCGCTGTCGCCGCTGTCAGCCAGCTACGGCTCGCCTCTGTGGGCCGCGGAGCACCTGTGCCGCAGCCCCGACCTCTTCGCGGAGCAGCGGCGGAGCAAGCACAGGCGCTTCCAGAATACCCTGGTGGTCCTGCACAAGTCCGGGCTGCTGGAGATCACTCTGAAAACCAAGGAGTTGATTCGTCAGAACCAGGCGACTCAGGCGGAGCTAGACCAGCTGAAGGAGCAGACCCAGCTGTTTATAGAGGCCGCCAAGAGCAGGGCTCCTCAGGCCTGGGCCAAGCTGCAGGCATCGTTAACATCGGGCTCTAGTCGTGCCAGCAGCGACCCAGAAGCGTTCTCTGACCACCCAGACATGTAA
- the CIPC gene encoding CLOCK-interacting pacemaker isoform X1 produces MERKNPPRESPRRLSAKLGKGTEMKKVARQHGMAAAESDKDSGFSDGSSECLSSAEQMESEDMLSALGWGREDRPRQNSKTAGSAFPALSPMVVMKNVLVKQGGSSSQLQSWTVQPSFEVISAQPQLLFLHPPAPAPVSPCHAGEKKSDSRNYLPILNSYTKIAPHPGKRGLSLSPEERRENGVQKKVCTERLGPSLSSSEPTKPGAAPPGPPAPAPPGAKLAADSAPQGVPSLVAGGSPQTLQPVSSSHVAKAPSLTFASPASPVCASDSTLHGLESSSPLSPLSASYGSPLWAAEHLCRSPDLFAEQRRSKHRRFQNTLVVLHKSGLLEITLKTKELIRQNQATQAELDQLKEQTQLFIEAAKSRAPQAWAKLQASLTSGSSRASSDPEAFSDHPDM; encoded by the exons ATGGAGAGGAAAAACCCACCCAGAGAGAGCCCCAGAAGACTCTCGGCCAAACTGGGCAAAGGCACAGAGATGAAGAAAGTGGCTCGTCAGCACGGCATGGCAGCTGCTGAGTCAGATAAGGACTCTGGATTTTCAG ATGGGAGCTCAGAATGTCTGAGCTCGGCAGAGCAGATGGAATCCGAGGACATGCTGAGCGCCTTAGGCTGGGGCCGGGAAGACAGGCCAAGGCAGAACTCCAAGACTGCAGGCAGTGCCTTCCCTGCACTGTCCCCGATGGTTGTCATGAAGAACGTGCTGGTCAAACAG ggCGGCAGCTCGTCCCAGCTCCAGTCGTGGACCGTCCAGCCCTCCTTCGAAGTGATCTCGGCTCAGCCACAGCTGCTGTTCCTCCATCCGCCCGCGCCCGCTCCCGTCAGCCCATGTCACGCCGGCGAGAAAAAGTCGGACTCCAGGAACTACTTGCCCATTCTAAATTCTTACACCAAAATAGCCCCCCACCCGGGCAAAAGGGGCCTTTCCCTCAGCccggaagaaagaagggaaaacgGGGTGCAGAAGAAAGTCTGCACGGAGAGACTTGGGCCGAGCTTGTCTTCCAGTGAGCCCACCAAGCCTGGTGCCGCGCCACCCGGGCCCCCCGCGCCAGCACCCCCAGGCGCCAAGCTCGCCGCGGACTCCGCCCCGCAGGGTGTGCCCTCCCTGGTGGCGGGCGGGAGCCCACAGACTCTTCAGCCCGTGTCCAGCAGCCACGTGGCCAAAGCCCCCAGCCTGACCTTTGCCTCCCCCGCCAGCCCCGTCTGCGCGTCAGACAGCACTCTGCATGGCCTGGAGAGCAGCTCCCCGCTGTCGCCGCTGTCAGCCAGCTACGGCTCGCCTCTGTGGGCCGCGGAGCACCTGTGCCGCAGCCCCGACCTCTTCGCGGAGCAGCGGCGGAGCAAGCACAGGCGCTTCCAGAATACCCTGGTGGTCCTGCACAAGTCCGGGCTGCTGGAGATCACTCTGAAAACCAAGGAGTTGATTCGTCAGAACCAGGCGACTCAGGCGGAGCTAGACCAGCTGAAGGAGCAGACCCAGCTGTTTATAGAGGCCGCCAAGAGCAGGGCTCCTCAGGCCTGGGCCAAGCTGCAGGCATCGTTAACATCGGGCTCTAGTCGTGCCAGCAGCGACCCAGAAGCGTTCTCTGACCACCCAGACATGTAA